GAGTCGCGCACGGCGAGCAGTCCGGCTCCGGGGCCGGAGTGCGGCCGGGCCGTCTCCACGCAGTTGTTGGCTCCCGTGCTGTAGCTGCTGCGCAGCCAGCGCACGTCGTGCAGGTCGGTACTGGCAGGGACGTTCCGAGGCAGAGCTGACATGGTGCCTCCTTACGCGCCGTCACCTATCCCGGCGATGTAGTCCAACGTGTCCTCGGGTGAAAGGGCGTGCATCCGAAGGGTGTCGAAGGCCTCCGAGTAGGCCATGAGGTCTTCTTTCCGCTCCAGGTAGAGGCTACTCGTCAACTGGTCGAGAACAACCACGTCCAGATCAGAAGTGCTCGGAAATGAGAAGATAACGAAAGGCCCGGTGAGGCCGACATGCGCTCCGGCGCTGAACGGCAGCACCTGGAGCCGGACTTGGGGCAGCCGGGCCGCCTCCATCAGCCGCTCCAGCTGCCGGGCCATCACCTCGGGGCCGCCGACCTCGCGCCGCAGCACCGCCTCGTCCAGCACCGCGCTCAGCACCAGCGGCGGGTCGGCGCGCAGCACGTCCTGGCGGGCCAGGCGCACCTCCACCAGCGTGTCGAGGTCGCTGTCGTCCAGGTCCTTCACGGCCGCCCGGGTCACCGCGCGGGCGTACTCGGGGGTCTGCAGCAGACCGGGCACGACCGTGGTCTCCAGGGTGCGCATCGTGCTCGCCTGCGACTCCAGGCTGATGAAGTCCCGGTAGGTGGGCGGCAGCACCCCGCGGTAGGCGTGCCACCAGCGGTGCCGGTCGCCGGTGTCGCCGGAGCCGGCCAGCATCAGCAGCAGCTCGCGCAGCTGCCTGTCGTGCACCTCGTAGGCGTCGAGGAGTAACCGCACATCCGCTGGTTTCACGCCGCTGGCACCGGTCTCGATACGGCTGACCTTCGACTGGTGCCAGCCGACCAGCCGGGCCGCCTCACCGCTCGTGAGCCCGGCACCGGTGCGCAGCGTGCGCAGTTCGGCGCCCAGTTTGCGGCGGCGCACGGCCGGCCCGTTCTGCATGGGCTCCTCCTTACTCCTTCCGGGCCGCCCGAATACGGTCTCGCGTCGCAGAGTTCACCGCTTCGGGCGACAGATATATGCATATCTTGGTGGATCGCTCCCCGTGACCTGCCCGGTGGTGGCAGGCTGACGAGCAAGCACCAGTCCGGGACCGTACTCGAACCATCCGCGCCGTGTCGGACTGCGGTCCCGTGGGAAAGGGACGACCGCGCCATGGCAGACCATCTGGAAGCATCCGTCACTCTGCCGAGCGATCCCGCCTCGGTCTCCGCGGCCCGCACCTACGTCGTGGGCACGCTCGCGGAGTGGGGCCTGCCGTCGGACACCGAGACGGCCGACACGGTGCGACTCATCGTCTCCGAACTCGCCACGAACGCCGTACAGCACACTTTCGGTCAGTCACCCACCTTCACGGTCGACATCGCCCTGGACCGCGACGAACAGCTTCGCATCGGCGTGACGGACAGTCACCCGCGCTTTCCGAAGAGACTGCCCGCCGCCGTCCAGCAGGACAACGGACGCGGCATGGTCATCATCCGCTGGCTCACCGCGGAGTGCGGCGGCAGACTCCGCGTCCGTCCCACTCGTGAGGGCGGCAAGACGGTCTTCATCGAACTCCCCTGGATCCTCCCGGCGGAACGGACCCGCTAGCCGGCCGGCAGGGGCACGGCAGCCCAGCGGGCGGGGCGGGGTGGCGGGGAGGCGTTGCTCCGGGGCGCGGAGAGGGGACGGCGCGTCGAGGGCGCTCATGCCCCGCGTTCATACGGCCCACCCGGCTGCACAGGCCTTCGACAGGGGTACGGCGTTCGTACGGCCCATCGTGGCCGAACGGGCGCGTCTGCAGGGCTCCGGAAGGCGCCCGCGACCGGTGCGGCGTCGCGGCGCACGCCGGGGCGCGGGTCCGTCGGGGCGCGCCGGACGGCGCATCAGGCGCGGTGCCCCGGTGGGCCGGTCGCTACGCCGGCAGACGGGGCGGCCGGGGCGCTGAGGAGCCTCCGCGGCCGGCAGGAGGTCGCGTCGGCCCCGGGCCCGCCCGTGGGCTCCAGGCGGGCACCGGGGTGGCGCCGACGGTGCTCGGAAGCGGCCCTCCTGCTGGAGCCGCTCCTGCGCTACGGCGGGTCGGCCGGCCTGGGCCGGGCCGGGGCAGCCGGCGTCACCCTGCCGGACCGTCGGGCCGGCCCGCCGTGACGGCCCGGGTCAGTTGACCCGGCCGTACCAGACGCTCCTGGTCCAGATCTTCTGCAGCCGCACCACGTCACCGGTCCTCGGTGCGTGCCAGATCTTCCCGTGTCCGGCGTAGATGCCGACGTGGTAGACGTAGGAGCCCGAGTGGAAGAACACCAGGTCGCCGGCCCTGCGGCTGCGGGCGGAGATGTGGTGCGTCCGGTTGTACTGCGCGGCGGCGGTACGCGGCAGGGTCTTGCCCGCCTTCTTGAACGAGTAGAGCGTCAGCCCCGAGCAGTCGAACCTGCGCGGCCCGGTGGCCCCGTACTGGTACGGCGCCCCCTTCTTGGAGGCCGCGATGTGCAGTGCTTTCGTGGCCAGGGTCGCGGCCGAGGCGTCGGTGGCGAGCCCGGGGACCGCGATCGAGCCGCCCACGGCGGCGAGGGTGAGGGCCGAGGCCGTACCGGCCCGGGCCATGAGCGACGGGACACGATTGAGCGCAGTCATGCGCAACCCTTCGTCAGCCGCCTGTGAAGGATGACCTGTCGGATTCGGGCTGGCGAAGTTGCCCGGCCGCGTTGCCGCGGCTTCACCCCAAGGGCTGCTCGGAACCTCCGCCCGGCCGCGGCGCACAGAGGGCTCTGTGACGCGCGGACGGACATCCGTCCCGGCGACCCGTCTTGCTTGGGTCCTCCACTCCTGCCGATCCACTCCTGTCGACCGGTCGTCCGGGCGGCGGCAGGACTCGGCGTCCGCCCGGACCGCCCCGCCGCGGTCGGCGGGGGCTTGTCGTCGGACGGGATCTTCACCCACGCCGGTCCGAAAATCCCAACGCATCCGGGAATTTGTGGCGTTACTCACCACTCGCCCGTTCGGGTGGACCACGTGATGTTCGAGACATCGTCAGATCCCCGACACACCCTCGGACCTGGGGTTAAGCGCCTCTCCGCGCACCCCGGACGGGCGCGGTGCGCAAGTCGGGAGGCCCGGAAAACGATCCGGATATACACCGGTCGGCGGTACGTCGTTCGGGTCGTTTCAACTCCCGTCCGGTCGGCTCCCGTCGACGCCGGGGTCCGGTACGGCCGCGCGGGCGTCCGGATCAGCCGACGCCGTCCGGCGGGAGCGCGACGCGTGCGGTCCGGCGTTCACCGTCCAGCACCCGCAGGGCCCGTGCCAGCGTGTCCCCGTGCAGCTCCGTCTCGCCCCGCTGGTGCATCAGCGCGAGGGCGTCACGCAGCTCTGCGGCCTTGCGCACCAGGGCCTGGGCTGCGCGCAGCCCGCGATAGGTGTCGCCGCCGTGCGCGGGATTGACGCGGCCCAGCAGGTCGGCGGCCTCCAGATAACGGTCGATCAGGTCGCCCTCGGCGCGCGTGAGCGCGGGCAGCGGCGGAAGGTCCGGCAGCATCGGCGGCTCACCTCGCGTCCGGTGCGCCCGGGGTGCCCCGCCGGGCGGGCACGAGGGCGTCCACCAGGCCGTACTCCACCGCGGCGGGGGCGTCCAGCACCAGGTCCCGCTCCAGGTCGCGGCGGACCTGTCCGGCCGTGCGCCCGGTGTGCCGTACCAGCATCTCCTCCGTCAGCGCACGGATCCGGGCCAGTTCCCCGGCCTGGATGAGCAGGTCGCTCGGCTGGCCCTGCACCGGCTCGGCGAGCCGGGGCTGCGAGAGGACCATGCGCGCGCCCGGCAGGGCGAACCGCTTGCCCGGCGTGCCGGCCGCGATCAGCAGCGCGGCCTGGGAGGAGGCCTGGCCCAGGCAGTAGGTGGCCACGTCGCAACTGACGTAGCGCAGCGTGTCGTAGACCGCCGTCAACGCGCTGAACGTGCCGCCGGGGGAGTTGACGTACAGCGTGATGTCCCGCTCCGGAGCCGCGTGTTCGAGGTACATCAGCTGTGCCATCACGTCGTTCGCGGCCGCGTCGTCCAGCGGGGTGCCGAGGAAGACGATCCGGTCCTCGAACAGCTTGCCGTACGGGTCCAGGGTGCGCACGCCGCTGCCGGTGCGCTCGGTGAACTCGGGCAGGACATGGCGGGCGAACGCTCGGGACATGGGACACCCCTTCTCTCACCCGGGCCCCCCACGGACCCGGCTTCTGTAAAAAATGTACAGGACGTACCTGACGTACGATGGGGGTATGGCCTACGAGATTCCGGTGACGCAAGCCAGGGCTGAGCTCGCCGACCTGATCAACCGGGTGGTGTACGGCGGTGAGCGCGTCGTGGTCACCCGGCACGGCAAGCCGCTGGTCGCGCTGGTGTCGGCCGCCGATCTGGAGCGGCTGGACGCCCTCGAGGAGCAGGCCGGGGAGCAGGTCGTCAGCTCGGTCTCGGGCGTCCGCGAGGCCGGTTCCGCCGCGCGCGAACGGCAGCGCTTCGGGATCGCCGCCGAGCACCGGGGGCCCGGGGTCTCCTGACCCGCGCGGGTATCGGCGGTCCCATCGCGCGGTCATCGGTGGATCAAGGTCTGGTTAACGTCGCCGAAACTCCGGCGCTCTACCCTGCCGATCCACGCCATCAGGGGTTTTTCTGCCCGGGATCGAGGACGATCCGGGGATTGGACCGTGTGTGACACCCGTCCCCGTCGCGATGGCTGCGGCAACCGGACCCCGCACGGTCCGGAGCAAGGACTGTGAGGTGGGACGTGCAACTGACCCCGCACGAGCAAGAGCGGCTGCTGATCCACGTGGCGGCCGACGTGGCCGAGAAGCGCAGGGCCCGCGGGCTCAGGCTCAACCACCCGGAAGCGGTCGCCCTCATCACGTCGCACATCCTCGAAGGCGCGCGTGACGGCCGTACGGTCGCCGAACTGATGTCCTCCGGCCGCAAGCTCCTCACCCGGGACGACGTCATGGACGGCGTCCCCGAGATGATCCACGACGTCCAGGTGGAGGCCACCTTCCCGGACGGCACCAAGCTCGTCACCGTCCACGAGCCGATCGTCTGAGGGGGCCGCGATGATTCCCGGAGAGATCCTGTTCGCCGACGACCCCGTCGTCTGCAACGAGGGCCGCGAGGTCACCCGCCTCACCGTCCTCAACGCCGCCGACCGCCCGGTCCAGGTCGGCTCGCACTACCACTTCGCCGAGGCCAACCCCGGCCTGGAGTTCGACCGCGCCGCCGCCCGCGGCAAGCGGCTGAACGTGGCCGCCGGCACCGCCGTGCGCTTCGAGCCCGGCATCCCCGTCGACGTCGAACTCGTGCCCCTCGCCGGCGCCCGGATCGTGCCGGGGCTGCGCGGGCAGACGGGAGGCGCGCTCGATGCCTGAGATCTCCCGCGGCGCCTACGCCGACCTGTTCGGCCCCACCACCGGTGACCGCATCCGGCTCGCCGACACCGATCTGCTGGTCGAGATCGAGGAGGACCGCTCCGGCGGCCCCGGCGCCTCCGGGGACGAGGCCGTCTTCGGCGGCGGCAAGGTCATCCGCGAGTCCATGGGGCAGTCCCGTGCCACCCGCGCCGACGGCACTCCCGACACCGTGATCACCGGCGCCGTCGTCGTGGACCACTGGGGCGTCGTCAAGGCTGACATCGGCATCCGCGACGGCCGGATCACCGCGATCGGCAAGGCCGGCAACCCGGACACCATGGACGGCGTCCACCCGGACCTCGTCATCGGACCCGAGACCGAGATCATCGCGGGCAACGGGCGGATCCTCACCGCCGGCGCCATCGACGCGCACGTGCACTTCATCTGCCCCCAGGTCGCCGACGAGGCCCTCGCCTCCGGCATCACCACCCTGGTCGGCGGCGGCACCGGCCCCGCCGAGGGCTCCAAGGCCACCACGGTCACCCCCGGCCCCTGGCACCTCGCCCGGATGTTCGAGGCGATGGAGGCCTACCCGGTCAACGTCGGCTTCCTCGGCAAGGGCAACACGGTCAGCCACGAGGCGATGCTCTCCCAGATCCGGGGCGGCGCGGCCGGCCTGAAGCTGCACGAGGACTGGGGCTCCACCCCGGCCGTCATCGACGCCGCGCTGACGGTCGCCGACCGCACCGGCATCCAGGTCGCCATCCACACCGACACCCTCAACGAGGCCGGGTTCGTCGGCGACACCCTCGCCGCGATCGCGGGCCGGGGCATCCACTCGTACCACACCGAGGGCGCCGGCGGCGGGCACGCTCCGGACATCATGACCGTGGTCTCGCAGCCCAACGTGCTGCCCAGCTCCACCAACCCGACCCGGCCCTTCACCGTCAACACCGCCGAGGAACACCTCGACATGCTGATGGTGTGCCACCACCTCAACCCGGCGGTGCCCGAGGACCTGGCCTTCGCCGAGTCCCGCATCCGGCCGTCCACCATCGGCGCGGAGGACATCCTGCACGACCTCGGCGCCATCTCGATCATCTCCTCCGACTCCCAGGCCATGGGCCGCGTCGGCGAGGTGATCCTGCGCACCTGGCAGACCGCTCATGTGATGAAGCGCAGGCGCGGCGCGCTGCCCGGTGACGGACGCGCGGACAACCACCGGGTACGTCGCTATGTCGCCAAATACACGATCAACCCGGCGCTCGCCCAGGGCCTCGCCGCCGAGATCGGCTCCGTCGAGACCGGCAAGCTCGCCGACCTCGTCCTGTGGGAGCCGGCGTTCTTCGGCGTCAAGCCGCTCCTCGTCCTCAAGGGCGGTCAGATCGCCTACGCGCAGATGGGCGACGCCAACGCCTCGATCCCCACACCGCAACCGATCCTGCCCCGCCCGATGTACGGCGCGATCGGCCGTGCCCCGGCCGCCAACTCGGTCAACTTCGTCAGCGCGATGGCCGTCGAGGACGGGCTGCCGGAGCGGCTCGGGCTCGGCAAGCGGTTCCAGGCGATCTCCTCCACGCGCGCGGTCACCAAGGCCGACATGCGGGAGAACGACGCCCGGCCCGACGTCCGGATCGACCCCGACAGCTTCGCCGTGCACATCGACGGCGAACTGGTCGAGGCCACCCCGGCCGCCGAACTGCCCATGGCCCAGCGCTACTTCCTCTTCTGACGGGGTCGTGATGTCACGGGCAGCACTGCTCGTCCTGGCCGACGGCCGCTTCCCCGCCGGAGGGCACGCGCACTCCGGCGGGGCGGAGGCCGCCGTCAAGGCGGGCCGGATCACCTCCGCCGCGAGCCTGGAGGACTTCTGCCGCGGCCGGCTGCACACCGCGGGAGCCGTCGCGGGCGCGCTGGCCGCCGCGGCCGTACTCGGCGCCGACCCGGGGGAGTTGGACGCGGCGGCGGACGCGCGTACGCCGTCACCCGCCCTGCGGGCCGCAGCGCGGCGCCTCGGCCGGCAGCTGCTGCGGGCCGCCCGGGCGAGCTGGCCGTGCGACGAACTCGACGCGCTGGCACGGAGGTTCCCCAAGGGGGCACACCAGCCGGTGGTGCTCGGGTGCGTGGCGCGGGCCGCCGGTCTCGGGCCCGAGGACGCGGCGTACTGCGCGGCGTACGAGAGCGTGAGCGGGCCGGCGACGGCCACGGTACGGCTGCTCAGCCTCGACCCGTTCGACGCGACGGGCGTGCTGGCGCGGCTGGCGCCGGAGCTCGACCGCGTCGTGGACCGAGCCGTGGCCGCGGCGCGGAGCGTGCGCGACGAGGGCGTCGACGCACTGCCGGCGGCTTCCGGGCCCTTGCTGGAGGTCGGCGCGGAGTGGCATGCGGGCTGGCCCGTGCGGCTGTTCGCGTCGTAGAGCCCACCCCCGCCGGGCCGAGGGGCCCCGCCCCTTTCGACCCGCCAGAGGGATCCGCCCCCTTCGACCCGCCAGAGGGATCCGTCCCTTCCACCCCGCCAGGGGCCCGCCCCCTTCCACCCCGCCAGGGGGACCCGCCCCCTGGACCCCGACCGGTCTCACCGCCTCGTCCTCGGCGCCGGATGAGCCGACCGGGGCCGACCTGGCCGAAATGGAGCCGCTGTCATGCACCTCGATCACACCCACCCCGGACCCGCCGCCCTCGGCGCGGACGCGCGCCGGCCCGACGGATCGCGCCGCGCGCTGCGCATCGGGCTCGGCGGGCCCGTCGGGTCCGGGAAGACCGCCACCGTCGCCGCGCTCTGCCGGGCCCTGCGCGACGAGTTGTCGCTCGCGGTCGTCACCAACGACATCTACACCCGTGAGGACGCCGAGTTCCTGCTGCGGGAGGCCGTGCTGCCGCCCGAGCGGATCACGGCCGTGGAGACGGGCGCCTGCCCGCACACCGCGATCCGCGACGACATCTCCGCCAACCTCGAAGCCGTGGAGGACCTGGAGGACGCGGTCGGCCCGCTGGACCTGATCCTCGTCGAGTCCGGCGGCGACAACCTCACCGCGACCTTCTCGAAGGGGCTCGTGGACGCCCAGATCTTCGTGATCGACGTGGCCGGCGGCGACGACATCCCGCGCAAGGGCGGTCCCGGCGTCACCACCGCAGACCTGCTCGTCGTCAACAAGACCGACCTCGCCCCGTACGTCGGCTCCGACCTCGCCCGGATGGCCGCCGACGCCAAGGCCCAGCGGGCCGAACTCCCCGTCGTCCTCCAGTCGTTGCGCAGCGAGCGGGGCGTCGCCGACGTGGCCGCGTGGGTGCGCGGGCGGCTCGCCGCGTGGACGGCGTGACCGCCTCCGGGGTACGGGCGGACGCCCGGATCGTCGCCCGTGCCGACGGCCGGGGCGGGACCGCGCTGGCCGTCCTGGAGAGCGATGGCCCGCTGGCCCTGCGCCGCGTCCGGTCCGGCGGCGCGGAGGCGCGGGTCATGGTCGTCGGCGCGATGAGCGGCCCGCTCGGCGGCGACCGCTTCTCGCTCACGGCGCGTGTGGCGCAGGGTGCCCGGCTGCACGTCGGTTCGGCCGCCGCCACCCTCGCCCTGCCGGGCCAGGCCAAGGGCGAGGCCCGCTACGACGTACGGCTCGACGTGGCCGACGGAGCCGAACTGCACTGGCTGCCGGAGCAGTTGATCTCGGCCCGGGGCAGCGACCTGCGCATCGCCACCCGGGCCGAACTCGCCCCCGGCGCCCGGCTCGTGCTGCGGGAGGAGCAGGTGCTCGGGCGGGCGGGGGAGGAGCCCGGGCGGCTCGGCAGCCGGCTGACCGTGCGGATCGCGGGCCGGACGGTGCTGGACCAGGAGCTGGCCTGCGGGCCCGGGGCCCTGGGCGGCTGGGACGGTCCCGCGGTGCTGGCCGGGCATCGCGCGGTGGGCCAACTCGTCGTCGTACGACCGGATTTCGCCCTGAACGCACCCGCGCCCGCAATGCTGGACGAGTGCGCCGCCCTGATGCCGCTGGCCGGTCCGGCGGTCCTGGTCAGCGCCCTTGCGCCGGACGCCCTGCGGTTGCGGCGAGTCCTGGACGCCTCCCTGGCAAGGCTCATGGGTCGAACATGACCATCCGTTTATCGGATTGGTAAAGATGGCAGGCGACCCCTGTTGTCAGGCCGCTCACAGCCGAGAGGATCCCCCACCTGACCACTCGCAGCGATCCTGATGCAGGGGGAGGGGCCCACTTGAGGGAGAACAGACCGAAGAGCCGCCTGATGGCGCTCGGTTCGGCCGGAGCACTCGTCACCGCCACCCTGGTCGCCGGTGCCGTCTCGGCGCCCGCGGCCACCGCCGCCGGCCGGCCGGCGGCGGACCGGGAGGCCAAGGGCGCCGATGTAGCCGCCGCCCGCGCCGCCAAGGCCGGCATCGACTGGCAGGACTGCCCGGCCGACTGGGGGCTGGCCAAGCCCATCCAGTGCGGCTGGGTCAGCGTGCCCGTCGACTACGCCCACCCGTACGGCAAGCAGATCAAGCTCGCCGTCGACCGTATCGGCAACACGGGGACCAAGGAGGAGCGTCAGGGCGCGCTCGTCTACAACCCCGGCGGCCCCGGCGGCTCCGGGCTGCGCTTCCCGACGCGCGTCATCAACAAGAACCCCGTCTGGGCGAACGCCGCCAAGGCCTACGACTTCGTGGGCTTCGACCCGCGCGGCGTCGGCCACTCCGCGCCCATCTCCTGCGAGGACCCGCAGGAGTTCGTGAAGGCGCCGAAGATGGACCCGGTGCCGGACACCGAGGCGGACAAGCTCGCGCAGCGCAAGCTGGCCCACGAGTACGCCGACGGCTGCCTGGAGCGCACCGGGCGCGCCATGCTCCAGCAGATGACCACGCCGAACACGGCCCGGGACCTGGATGTCATCCGTGCCGCCCTGGGCGAGAAGAAGCTCAACTACCTGGGCGTCTCCTACGGCACCTACCTCGGCGCGGTCTACGGCACCCTCTTCCCGGGCCACCTGCGCCGCATGATCGTGGACAGCGTGGTCAACCCGGACCGCGACAACATCTGGTACCAGGCCAACCTGAACCAGGACGTCGCCTTCGAGGGCCGCTGGAAGGACTGGGAGGACTGGGTCGCCGAGAACGACGCCGCCTTCCACCTCGGCACCACCCGCGACGCCGTCCAGGCCAAGTGGCTCCAGCTGCGCGCCACCGCCAAGAAGAACCCCATCGGCGGAGTCGTCGGCCCGGCCGAGCTGATCTCCTTCTTCCAGAGCGCGCCCTACTACGACTCCTCCTGGGTGCCCGTCGCCACGGTGTTCAGCAAGTACGTCGCCGGTGACACCCAGGCACTGGTCGACGCCGCCGCCCCCGACATGTCCGACACGGCGGGCAACACCTCCGCCGAGAACGGCAACGCCGTCTACACGGCCGTCGAGTGCACCGACGCCAAGTGGCCCACCAGCTGGAAGACCTGGGACCGGGACAACACCCGGCTCAACGCGCAGTACCCGTTCATGACCTGGGCGAACGCCTGGATGAACCTGCCGTGCGCCACCTGGCCGGTCAAACAGCAGAACCCGGTCGAGGTCAGGACCGGCAAGGGCCTGCCGCAGGTGCTGATCGTGCAGTCCACCCGGGACGCCGCCACCCCGTACGAGGGCGCCGTCGAACTGCACAAGCGGTTCCAGGGCTCCCGTCTGATCACCGAGAAGGACGCGGGCTCCCACGGTGTGACGGGCCTGGTCAACCCCTGCATCAACCAGCGCGTCGACGCCTACCTGATCGACGGCAGGCTGGACGGCGCGGACGTGACCTGCACCCCGCACGCCACGCCCAAGCCGTGACAACCGTGTTCCCGCGGTGACGGGGGGCGGCCGGACACTCCGGCCGCCCCTCGTGCCGTGTGCTCAGCTGAGCGGCGCCCTGGGGAACCGGCGCTCCTTGACGCCGTTCTCCGCAGCCTGCCGCTCCTTGACGACGGCCGCGTACTCATCGACGTACTCCTGCTCGGACAGGGCCAGGATGGCGTACATGATCTCGTCCGTGACCGCCCGCAGGATCGCCTTCTCCCCTTCCATCCCGGCATAGCGCGAGAAGTCGAGCGGCTTGCCGAAGCGGATGGTGACCGGGTGGATGTTCGGCACCACCTTCCCGGGCGGCTGGGCCTCGAAGGTGCCGATCATCGCGCACGGCACCACCGGCACGCCGGCCCGCAGCGCCATCACGGCCACACCGACCTTGCCCTTGTACAGCCTGCCGTCGTGCGAACGGGTGCCCTCCGGATAGATCCCGAGCAGCTCGCCCCGGGCCAGCACCTTCAGGCCCTCCCGGATCGCGGCCTGGCCCGCCTCCTTGCCCGAGCGGTCCACCGGGATCTGCCCCGCGCTGCGGAAGAAGAACGCGGTGAGCCGGCCCTTGAGCCCCGGGCCGGTGAAGTACTCCGCCTTGGCGAGGAAGGTGATCCGGCGCCCCAGCACCGCCGGCATCAGGAAGTGGTCGGAGAAGGAGAGGTGGTTCCCGGCGACGATCGCGGGACCGGTGGCCGGCACGTTCTCCAGGCCCTCGATCCGGGGCCGGAAGACCAGTCTCAGCACGGGGCCCAGCAGCACGTACTTGAGCAGGTAGTAGAACACGGCTCGCTCCTCACTTCACCGGCTCCCCTCGGACCCGGCGGCTTGGCAGGTCGGTTCGCCGGTGGCGGGCGATCGGCCGATGTGCACCTGTCCTCATCTGTAGCCATGTTCGCTCACCGTCATGCTGATCCCGCCGGCCGTGCGCGTCCCGGCGGCGAGGCATGGGCTTCGAAGGGAGCGGGCCGCCCGCACGACGTCGCACGAGGCCGGCGAAGGCACCGCGTCCGACACGGACTTGACGCCGCCGTGCGCGGTCAGCCCGCCGTCGACGGGGTCTCGGCGCCGGTGATGAAGGACTCGTCCGACAGGAGGAAGACGACCAGCGAGGCCACCTCCTCGACGGTCCCGGTACGCCCGAGGGGGGTCTCGCGGATGCTGACTCCCGCAGCCCGGCGGCGAGTTCGGCCCACTCCCGCTCGCTGCCCACGTCGAGCCGGCGGCTGCCGGGCGCCTCGGTCACGTCGGTGGCGACGACAAGAGCGTCCTCCCGGGCGAGGGCCGCGCCCCGGCCGCGCACCGCGCCGGTGACGACCACGACCTTGCCCCGCGCGCCGACCTCGAGTTGGAAGTCGGGCACGGCCGAGCCGGGGGACACCGGGATCTCGAGTCGAAGGGCTCCTTGGCGACCAGCTGGTTCGTCTCGGCCGCGCTGCTGCCCCTGACCCGTCGGGTCAGGCCCGAGGCTCCGTGAGGGACTGCTCGGCCCAGATGACCTTGCCGCCGGGGACGAAGCGGGTGCCCCAGCGCTCGGAGAACTGGGAGACCAGCAGCAGTCCGCGGCCGCCCTCGTCGGTGGCGCGCGGATGGCGCAGATGGGGTGCGGTGGCGCTGCCGTCCGAGACCTCGCAGGTCAGCGTCCGGCCCCGGATCAGCCGGAGCCGGAGCGGGGTCTCCGCGTGCCGGATGGCGTTGGTGACCAGCTCGCTCACGACCAGCTCGGTGGTGAACGCCAGATCCTCCAGCCCCCATTCGGTCAGCTGCCGGGCGGCCAGCTTGCGGG
This genomic interval from Streptomyces sp. NBC_00557 contains the following:
- a CDS encoding lysophospholipid acyltransferase family protein, whose protein sequence is MFYYLLKYVLLGPVLRLVFRPRIEGLENVPATGPAIVAGNHLSFSDHFLMPAVLGRRITFLAKAEYFTGPGLKGRLTAFFFRSAGQIPVDRSGKEAGQAAIREGLKVLARGELLGIYPEGTRSHDGRLYKGKVGVAVMALRAGVPVVPCAMIGTFEAQPPGKVVPNIHPVTIRFGKPLDFSRYAGMEGEKAILRAVTDEIMYAILALSEQEYVDEYAAVVKERQAAENGVKERRFPRAPLS
- a CDS encoding alpha/beta hydrolase, with translation MALGSAGALVTATLVAGAVSAPAATAAGRPAADREAKGADVAAARAAKAGIDWQDCPADWGLAKPIQCGWVSVPVDYAHPYGKQIKLAVDRIGNTGTKEERQGALVYNPGGPGGSGLRFPTRVINKNPVWANAAKAYDFVGFDPRGVGHSAPISCEDPQEFVKAPKMDPVPDTEADKLAQRKLAHEYADGCLERTGRAMLQQMTTPNTARDLDVIRAALGEKKLNYLGVSYGTYLGAVYGTLFPGHLRRMIVDSVVNPDRDNIWYQANLNQDVAFEGRWKDWEDWVAENDAAFHLGTTRDAVQAKWLQLRATAKKNPIGGVVGPAELISFFQSAPYYDSSWVPVATVFSKYVAGDTQALVDAAAPDMSDTAGNTSAENGNAVYTAVECTDAKWPTSWKTWDRDNTRLNAQYPFMTWANAWMNLPCATWPVKQQNPVEVRTGKGLPQVLIVQSTRDAATPYEGAVELHKRFQGSRLITEKDAGSHGVTGLVNPCINQRVDAYLIDGRLDGADVTCTPHATPKP
- a CDS encoding urease accessory protein UreD, whose protein sequence is MTASGVRADARIVARADGRGGTALAVLESDGPLALRRVRSGGAEARVMVVGAMSGPLGGDRFSLTARVAQGARLHVGSAAATLALPGQAKGEARYDVRLDVADGAELHWLPEQLISARGSDLRIATRAELAPGARLVLREEQVLGRAGEEPGRLGSRLTVRIAGRTVLDQELACGPGALGGWDGPAVLAGHRAVGQLVVVRPDFALNAPAPAMLDECAALMPLAGPAVLVSALAPDALRLRRVLDASLARLMGRT